One window from the genome of Paramisgurnus dabryanus chromosome 20, PD_genome_1.1, whole genome shotgun sequence encodes:
- the LOC135786572 gene encoding uncharacterized protein isoform X1 produces the protein MVGLMKFSLDFCRLLGLSGSSDERPEDMDTGAEKNEDTVLQDVLTGEEGLSEEEKAKRKAERRKAKRKRQRQRKKLERGKKDECTEQGEELVEADSELEESEESESEEAEEINLSKVEEEPVAPQNETPAGAPLGLGNKTNRQLPTRSVEEDPGWDVSSAFVANAVSHIRPKAKSKGGHKSKENKENESRTGEVIGLSDALSKKSALLVEKGIRLVQEGQYTQAVSLFTEAIKCDPKDYRFFGNRSYCYCCLEHYSLALADAEKSIQMAPDWPKGYYRRGSALMGLTRYSEAEKAMEQVLKLDGDCEEAANDLLYCKVQQLMDLGYDEEQSIELLDKYNTVQAVVTARALNQDCALLHPGLISVSYNISLPGSPCNSLWVGNVTTELTEKHLRDLFKLHGEIESIRVLHERFCAFVNFKNANMASRAMEKLNGFLIENTRLVVRYPDRRIQRVMPTPAIQQPAGAAGPRRRGPVNGDECYFWRTTGCHFEDRCRYKHIPENRGKDWQP, from the exons ATGGTCGGACTGATGAAGTTCAGTTTGGATTTCTGCCGGTTACTGGGGCTCAGCG GCTCCAGTGATGAGAGGCCGGAGGACATGGACACAGGTGCTGAAAAGAATGAAGACACGGTCTTGCAG GATGTGTTAACAGGTGAAGAGGGTCTCAGCGAAGAAGAAAAGGCTAAAAGGAAAGCTGAAAGGCGTAAAGCCAAGAGGAAG CGCCAGCGACAGAGGAAGAAACTTGAACGTGGTAAGAAGGATGAATGTACCGAGCAG GGGGAGGAGCTTGTCGAGGCCGATTCTGAGCTCGAAGAGTCTGAAGAGTCTGAATCTGAGGAAGCCGAGGAGATCAACCTTTCAAAAGTGGAAGAGGAGCCGGTTGCACCTCAAAATGAAACTCCTGCCGGGGCTCCACTGGGTTTGGGGAACAAAACTAATCGTCAGCTGCCGACCCGCTCCGTTGAAGAG GACCCAGGATGGGATGTAAGCAGTGCTTTTGTTGCTAATGCAGTCAGTCACATTCGGCCCAAAGCCAAAAGTAAAGGAGGTCACAAGTCGAAAGAGAACAAAGAGAACGAGAGCAGAACTGGAGAG GTTATTGGCTTATCAGATGCTTTAAGTAAAAAAAGTGCTTTACTAGTAG AAAAAGGGATCAGATTAGTTCAGGAGGGTCAGTACACACAAGCTGTCAGTCTGTTTACCGAAGCCATCAAATGTGACCCAAAGGATTACAG GTTTTTTGGAAATCGCTCCTACTGTTACTGTTGTCTGGAGCATTACTCGTTGGCGCTAGCGGATGCTGAGAAGTCCATCCAGATGGCTCCTGATTGGCCCAAAGGCTATTACCGTAGAGGAAGTGCACTCATGGGACTTACG AGATACAGTGAAGCTGAGAAAGCTATGGAGCAGGTGCTGAAGCTAGACGGAGACTGCGAAGAAGCTGCCAATGACCTCTTATACTGTAAAGTGCAACAACTTATG GATCTTGGATATGATGAGGAGCAGAGTATTGAATTGCTGGACAAATACAACACTGTGCAGGCTGTTGTTACAGCCAGGG CATTAAATCAAGACTGTGCCCTTCTCCATCCAGG GCTCATCTCTGTCTCTTATAACATCTCTCTTCCGGGAAGTCCTTGCAATTCCCTGTGGGTGGGAAACGTGACTACAGAACTGACAGAGAAGCATCTGCGGGACCTTTTCAAACT tCACGGAGAAATCGAGAGCATTCGGGTTCTGCATGAACGCTTTTGTGCATTCGTTAACTTCAAGAACGCTAACATGGCCTCCCGTGCGATGGAGAAACTCAAC GGCTTTCTCATTGAGAACACTCGCCTGGTGGTCCGATATCCTGATCGACGGATTCAGAGAGTCATGCCGACACCTGCCATTCAACAACCTGCAGGGGCTGCTGG GCCTAGACGCAGAGGTCCTGTCAACGGGGACGAGTGTTACTTCTGGAGGACCACCGGCTGTCATTTTGAAGATAGGTGTCGCTATAAGCACATTCCTGAAAATCGAGGCAAGGATTGGCAGCCTTAA
- the LOC135786572 gene encoding uncharacterized protein isoform X2 produces MVGLMKFSLDFCRLLGLSGSSDERPEDMDTGAEKNEDTVLQDVLTGEEGLSEEEKAKRKAERRKAKRKRQRQRKKLERGKKDECTEQGEELVEADSELEESEESESEEAEEINLSKVEEEPVAPQNETPAGAPLGLGNKTNRQLPTRSVEEDPGWDVSSAFVANAVSHIRPKAKSKGGHKSKENKENESRTGEVIGLSDALSKKSALLVEKGIRLVQEGQYTQAVSLFTEAIKCDPKDYRFFGNRSYCYCCLEHYSLALADAEKSIQMAPDWPKGYYRRGSALMGLTRYSEAEKAMEQVLKLDGDCEEAANDLLYCKVQQLMDLGYDEEQSIELLDKYNTVQAVVTARALNQDCALLHPGPCNSLWVGNVTTELTEKHLRDLFKLHGEIESIRVLHERFCAFVNFKNANMASRAMEKLNGFLIENTRLVVRYPDRRIQRVMPTPAIQQPAGAAGPRRRGPVNGDECYFWRTTGCHFEDRCRYKHIPENRGKDWQP; encoded by the exons ATGGTCGGACTGATGAAGTTCAGTTTGGATTTCTGCCGGTTACTGGGGCTCAGCG GCTCCAGTGATGAGAGGCCGGAGGACATGGACACAGGTGCTGAAAAGAATGAAGACACGGTCTTGCAG GATGTGTTAACAGGTGAAGAGGGTCTCAGCGAAGAAGAAAAGGCTAAAAGGAAAGCTGAAAGGCGTAAAGCCAAGAGGAAG CGCCAGCGACAGAGGAAGAAACTTGAACGTGGTAAGAAGGATGAATGTACCGAGCAG GGGGAGGAGCTTGTCGAGGCCGATTCTGAGCTCGAAGAGTCTGAAGAGTCTGAATCTGAGGAAGCCGAGGAGATCAACCTTTCAAAAGTGGAAGAGGAGCCGGTTGCACCTCAAAATGAAACTCCTGCCGGGGCTCCACTGGGTTTGGGGAACAAAACTAATCGTCAGCTGCCGACCCGCTCCGTTGAAGAG GACCCAGGATGGGATGTAAGCAGTGCTTTTGTTGCTAATGCAGTCAGTCACATTCGGCCCAAAGCCAAAAGTAAAGGAGGTCACAAGTCGAAAGAGAACAAAGAGAACGAGAGCAGAACTGGAGAG GTTATTGGCTTATCAGATGCTTTAAGTAAAAAAAGTGCTTTACTAGTAG AAAAAGGGATCAGATTAGTTCAGGAGGGTCAGTACACACAAGCTGTCAGTCTGTTTACCGAAGCCATCAAATGTGACCCAAAGGATTACAG GTTTTTTGGAAATCGCTCCTACTGTTACTGTTGTCTGGAGCATTACTCGTTGGCGCTAGCGGATGCTGAGAAGTCCATCCAGATGGCTCCTGATTGGCCCAAAGGCTATTACCGTAGAGGAAGTGCACTCATGGGACTTACG AGATACAGTGAAGCTGAGAAAGCTATGGAGCAGGTGCTGAAGCTAGACGGAGACTGCGAAGAAGCTGCCAATGACCTCTTATACTGTAAAGTGCAACAACTTATG GATCTTGGATATGATGAGGAGCAGAGTATTGAATTGCTGGACAAATACAACACTGTGCAGGCTGTTGTTACAGCCAGGG CATTAAATCAAGACTGTGCCCTTCTCCATCCAGG TCCTTGCAATTCCCTGTGGGTGGGAAACGTGACTACAGAACTGACAGAGAAGCATCTGCGGGACCTTTTCAAACT tCACGGAGAAATCGAGAGCATTCGGGTTCTGCATGAACGCTTTTGTGCATTCGTTAACTTCAAGAACGCTAACATGGCCTCCCGTGCGATGGAGAAACTCAAC GGCTTTCTCATTGAGAACACTCGCCTGGTGGTCCGATATCCTGATCGACGGATTCAGAGAGTCATGCCGACACCTGCCATTCAACAACCTGCAGGGGCTGCTGG GCCTAGACGCAGAGGTCCTGTCAACGGGGACGAGTGTTACTTCTGGAGGACCACCGGCTGTCATTTTGAAGATAGGTGTCGCTATAAGCACATTCCTGAAAATCGAGGCAAGGATTGGCAGCCTTAA